Proteins from one Streptosporangium becharense genomic window:
- a CDS encoding nuclear transport factor 2 family protein, giving the protein MTQPTVTMEFVPAETYQRIQQFYARHMQLLDDGAAEEWAETFTEDAFFEQNVKDEPWRGREQIGTRLRRGIDAMGDSGVQRRHWFGMISARPGEAAGELRTRYYALVLETPAGGAPSVRLSIVGEDVLVEDDGALLVKYRSIAHDGAV; this is encoded by the coding sequence ATGACTCAGCCGACCGTGACCATGGAGTTCGTCCCCGCCGAGACCTACCAGCGCATCCAGCAGTTCTACGCCCGCCACATGCAGCTCCTCGACGACGGGGCGGCCGAGGAGTGGGCCGAGACCTTCACCGAGGACGCGTTCTTCGAGCAGAACGTCAAGGACGAGCCCTGGCGCGGGCGGGAGCAGATCGGGACCCGGCTCCGCCGCGGCATCGACGCCATGGGAGACAGCGGCGTCCAGCGGCGGCACTGGTTCGGGATGATCAGCGCCCGTCCCGGTGAGGCGGCGGGGGAACTGCGCACGCGCTACTACGCCCTGGTGCTGGAGACCCCCGCCGGAGGCGCCCCCAGCGTGCGCCTGAGCATCGTCGGTGAGGACGTCCTCGTCGAGGACGACGGAGCGCTGCTGGTGAAGTACCGCTCCATCGCCCACGACGGGGCCGTGTGA